The stretch of DNA CTATGGGGGAGAAGTAGAGGAGCTAGAGTGATGACCGTCATTTAATCCAGAGAAAAAACATACATCCCAGAATGTCCGGGTGCTTTGTCAACACATAAAGAAGAGGTTGCAATGATGGTATGCTTACAATAAACATAGTGTATTTTTAGCTTGTCTATGGCTAAAGTTTCAGATTAGAAATTGACTCCTCTGATTGTTTTTGAAGCCAGTCTTTCTGTCCACCCTGTATCACCTTCTTGTTGCCTCCCAAGAGAGTCTTTTACAGAATGATCACGTGCTTGAGgcctgcatttttattattcctaAGATCTCTTTTTAAGTATTATGGCTGACCTGGGTAGTGAAAATTAAGGTTTGGGGACTTTTTTGACTCAAGGGTGATACAGCATAGCAGAATGGCTAGTTAATCTCTAAAGATGGCTTCCCCGCTCCCCCATGCAGCCTGTGGCTCTTGGTGGCATCCTGAAAATGCTCCCGGACATTGGGTATTACTTTATCATGTAACTTCTGTTGCAATCTATCTGATAATGCTGTGATGGGCAGGGCATCAAGCTCAAATAATCAGTGGCTGAAATGCTGGGCTGTTGACTACTCTTGTGGGATACATGCTAGCATGGGCTCACTTGGAAGAGAgaagtattttgtttgtattaGCCAGGTATTTTGGCAATGCTATCATCAGTTGTTTCCTGCATGACTACTGTGTCCCAGTAGAGCCAAAAGCATTATGTAGGCTTAGCTCTGTCCTGTCGCCTTTGTGAAGCTTCTCCAGTACTCTGTGTTTTCCAAATTGTTTGTGTATATGGAATCTGTTCATTCAGTATGTAAAAGACAGTCTCCATTCACTTACCATAGGTCCCTGCTCACCTTCAAAACAGCTGGGAGAGTTACTACATGGAGATACTGATGGTAACGGGTCTTCTTGCTTACATCATGAATTACATCATTGGGAAGAACAAAAACAACCGTCTGGCTCATGCATGGTTCAATACTCACAGGGAGCTGCTAGAAAGTAACTTTGCTCTTGTTGGTGAGTTCCATAATGACTAGGATCCATTGTTAGTTTATTTGAATAATGTGGGTTTTAAACTGGCATGTAGGCTATAGAGAAGAGTAACCTTTTCTATGCAGATGCATGGTAGTACTAATGACAGCTGTGTGTGTAGACAATTAGTGTGCCAGTCTCACAGTGCTGAAATTAGGTTATAGTGGTGTTATATAAATTATTCAGAAACATCACAGTGATACTGAAGTAATCCAGCAACAACTGAGTTCTAAGCCTACTGCTGAACTTTGGTGTTTAAACTTGTGATTTTTAGATTGTAGTTCTCTTTCACTGTTGTTTCCTTCAGGGGATGATGGTACTAATAAAGAAGCTACAAGCACTGGGAAACTAAATCAAGAAAATGAACACATATATAACTTGTGGTGCTCTGGAAGGGTGTGCTGTGAAGGAATGCTCATCCAGCTAAAGGTAAGGAAGAGGGAGTTTGTAGTACTGTTTACCTGTCACCAGTTTTCAGGTTCTAGAGGCTTTTCCATTCCAGTGCGAGCAACAAGGAGTCTCAGCTTGACTTTTTTGCCCACATTCAGATACAGGGTACTGAATGTGCACACATGAAGGGAAGACTGGTCGGACTAAAGATCTGTACAGGCCTGTATTCTGCCCACCCAAGTAGGTAAGAGTGAACGCTTACAGAAAGGGTATAGAAACCAGAAGTATAGTGTAAACAAAGGTAACTGTAGGCTGAAGAGCCCAGCTGTCATTTAGAGGGACTTTAGCATATTGGAGGAATGAACCAAGAGGATTCCAAGGAAGTACAACAAAGACAAATACAAAGTCCTGCACGTGGGATGGGACAGCCCCGCATGCTGGTTCAGCTCCTAACTTGAGGGAATAAGGCCCTGAGAAACTCAACTAATGCAGAAAGTAGGCCTGCTTTTGAGCAGCATAGGTGACTTCCAAAGGGCCCTTCAAAGTTAAATTATTCTCTGAAAAACATCTACTTATAACTGTCCTATTTTTCCTTAAGCCCCACTGCTATCTGCCAATGAAGTACTGCATTCTAGGTATATTCAGCTATCCTCTTTGTTTATAAACTTGTGTTTTTAGTTTCTCAAGAGACAAGACCTACTGAACGTTCTTGCACGCATGATGAGGCCAGCTTCTGACCAAGTGGTATGTACTCAGCCCTTTAGATTAGCTGTGATAAATTGTTGCATTCCTTCGTTTCTTTTGATTGTTCTCATGACACACGAGTGAACTGCCAGGTGTCTTTCTATAGTATTCCATATCTTCCAGTTCAGTAACTGTCGAAACAATCTGAAAGAATAATTcgtatttcttttctgcctgtgAAATGTACACTGCTGATAACTGGAAATTGTTTTATCTATGGGTTTTATTGTTTGAGTGGTTTTGTGAATAGTCTGTCATGCTTCAAGACCTCATCTTGATAAAAAGTGGTTTTACAATCTGAAATACTTAATGATTGTTCTTCTGTCTGTTCAGGCAGACTGAACAGAGCGCTTACTGTGTATGCTGGCCTGGATATTGTATCTTGTAATGTTACTTTTTTGCCTTGCCCCTTGCTCTTGGATATGAGGGTAATCTCTAACTGCATAAATACCAAGAGAGGCTACCTTTGGAAGAACAGTGGCTGTGTGCACAGTGAATACTCTTTCCATGTATCTATAATTGTATTTACTtgtatctattaaaaatatttaatttagatGTGGGCAGTTGCTCATAAGCAATGGATAGCTGCAGTGCAAGTGAGTCTTACAACTCTGTTCTAGTCACCGTCATTACACTATAGCATTATACCAGAATACTGAATTGAGTACTCAATATAATTAAAAAGCTACCTTACCTTAAGACACACTAAGAAGCTTTATATCAATAACCTTTTTCTTAGCTGTGTATAGCCTCGATTAGTCTTTCTTCTTATGAATCAGTGTCAGACAAACATTGAAGTCATATTTGGTCAGTAGTCTGAAGGCAGAGTACGTCGTATACATCTGATCAGGGCTAATAACATTCTGTCCCGCAGCAAATAAAAGTAACAATGAATGATGAAGATATGGACACTTATGTGTTTGCTGTTGGAACGAGAAAAGCACTGGTGCGACTTCAGAAGGAGATGCAGGACTTGGTATGTATGTTCACGCTGGGAATATTAACATGATAAATAATAGCATATAAGAACCTCTAGTCTGTAGATTGCTTATTTTCTTGGGAACAGCTGAAAACTTGTGACTGACCTGTTGGAATTAGTGTGTggggaaaagacatttttgtctGATGGATGAAAGTCTAATGCCATCAAACATCTGAAGTTCTAGCCAGCTGCTGTCAGAACTGCAAGAAAAGAGACAATCGAAGGCAGCTTACATCTTCCTTTTGGTGTATAGCTCATTTAAGAGAAGGCTGAAGTATATCGTCAGGATACACACCAGTGTCACTTCACCTCATTTAATTTGCACTAATGACTTTTTCAAGGATTGAAAAGTAAACTTAATTAGTGATATGTGATGTGGAAAGTTTGGGTCTAAGTCCTCTGCTTTTATGTGATCCAAAGTTAAAACTTTCCATATATTCAAGCCCTGAAGCTTGGAAAGAATCCAGTGATAACAAGCAGTAGTTTGCAAATCTTTTCTCTCATAACTTGTCTCAAGTAACAAGTCTGAAGTGTGGTTGGTAGGATGCCAgttgtttttgttctgttatGAAACAATGCAAGCAAAATGCCTTAATCCACTTTGAGCATTCCAGCATGGATGTATTAGAaccattttatctttttccttaaagtaCTGACTATTGAAGGGAAATACTAACTTAAAGACTACTGATACTGCATGCTTTGCTTTATGCTTGAAATGTCCCCAGTCAGACTGGGTGACCGAgtgtattttttattgtttcttttcaggtACTTTTAGGGGTACCATTGTGCTGTATCAGTTCAGTCTGATAAGATACTTAGAAgcctctgtttttatttctttccctttgttctCTTTGAAACAGAGTGAGTTCTGCAGTGATAAGCCTAAGTCTGGTGCAAAATACGGGCTTCCAGATTCGCTGGCTATCTTGTCAGAGATGGGGGAGGTCACAGAGGGAATGATGGACGCTAAGGTAATCTTGAATGAATTAGTACAAATCTTCCTTGGTAACCCTGGCACCTGCAGCCTATGCAAAAAAGTTCTAATCTTTATCTCCTGTAAATATCACAACAGGAGAGCCAAACAGCCCTAGTGAGATCTAGAGAAGTCAAGACCCTAGGGAAGCGTAAGGGCTGGAAGAAGGATGTTATTCTCACGTTTATTCCTTTTACATAGCAACTGTTAGTCTAACATGAACTGCAGACTTAAAACTGCCTTTCAGAGCCTGGAAGTTAGCTTCAATGGCCAGTTCGAAGGAGGGTGTTGATGGTATGTCTGCAGGTCCTCAGAGCTGACATGTTATCAAATGAATTGGAAAATCCCAAATAAGAGTTATATAGTATCTGAGTTGCTCACATTAATTCCATGCATTGAAGCCCATTCTagcaaaagctaaaaaaaaaaattgacagttTAAATTACAGAGTCATTGTGGCAAGCTGAGCACAGCAATTTTCTAAGTGATATATGGACTCTTTGGCAAACCCATATGGAGTGGGTAGGCTGCAGATGGATCGGTGTTGGGAAAAACTAACCCCAGTTTCTCTTTTAGATGATACATTTCCTCACACACTATGCTGACAAGATTGAGTCCGTCCAATTCTCGGACCAGTTCTCCGGTCCAAAACTTATGCAAGAGTACGTATAAAGCTAGATCTCTCTTCCCAGTAGCTATTGTAAAACTAAGCAAAATAGAGGCTGACAAACTTGTTTGCAGTGTGAAGCCTGCTGGAATGTACACAAAGAGAAATTGGGAGCTAAGGTAAAACAGGTGAATACTTGCACTCCCAATGCTTCCAAATGCTGCATTAGTTTAGAAGATCAAGGTGCTGTATTAccttaatatttatttttgtgtgctgGTTATGCTGTAGTTTGGGCAGCTACAAATTTCAGATAACATCTGGCAGCTAGTGTACACGGCTGCATGGAAAGCAACTGAGTAATCCCACTAAAGGTATAGGGCGTGTTAGAGTTTAAGGGCCAAGAAATAACACTGCAGGAGGAGAATTCAACACATTAACTCAGATGCTATTTGGATGCATTAAGAACTAGGTTTAAGCAAAGTCtgcagtgtgaaaaaaaaaaaaaaaaaaaaaatcaaggctgCTTGCCCTTCCCTAGCTGATAATGTCTAAACCTTCTGTTGTTGAATCCATCGCTTGGGTACTTTTGTTCAGGTTGATTCTCAGCTGTGCTTCAGAAATACACAGATGCAGtacctcttctgtttctctaaGCCTCCTAGTCCTGAGGTGCTTTTAGCTGCTGCTTCAGAATTGCAAGTGGTGGGTGATTTCTCTTATCTGAATTACCATGTAGGTTTTTGCAAGGGTGTATTATGCTCACAGGCATATAAATAAGTGATCCGTATCAGAACTTGAAACTGTCCTCCAAAAAAGAACATACTTTGATTTAATTATAAGACAGCAGTATATGTACCTTTGTACTGAAATTGCTAGGCTTTGGAGGATCTGTGAAATGTAGGTCTGACTTTCTTACATTAGAATACCGTGGGGTTTGGGGCAGTGAAGACTTGAAttctttagaaaatgttttggtttttagttttgtgttttgttttgtttttcctaactAGTATTTATAGAAGATCTGTAGTAGTATAAACAGCAGGGCATATGTAAAATGGAATGTCATTAAAAGTACACCAGCCTTCTTAGGGCTCAGATGCCAGAGCTCAGATGACTTCTGACAATCAGATTAGACGGTGCTGTTAGTATGTTTTTGCATTAATGCCTTTTCACTGCATGCTTTTGAGTAAAACACTTCAGGAATctgaaaaattttaaactttaaatttGGGTTACAGCCAGGCTTTTaatcttgtttattttattcaagTAGTTTGCAAGTGTCTCTTGGTTCTTGATGAGGTTTTCCCTAACAATGTTAGGTATTTTGTatgcctgtatttttcttcactcATTTCagccacttttttctttcctaccaGGGAGGGTCAGCTTACAAAACTGCCCGAAACTAAAAAGACACTTTTGTTTACATTTAACGGTAGGAGAACTGGTGTACATGTGTGTACGTGTATCTGTGGGAGTGTTGTATTTGTGCAAGTCACATGCTCAAGTTCTGTCACCTATGGAAGACAATATATGATGAATTACTTCAGTGCATGTAACAGGATCATTGATTGGTTAACCAGTGAACAGAAGGCAGTACTAACACCGGGGACTGAGCAGCATATTGTCATAATAATAGGATACTCAATCTTGCTATTGTTGATCTTAGTTCATACTCATATGTCTACTGGTGGTTGTATTAGGTCATCATTGGAAGATGGCTAGTTTTTAAGTCACATGCCTTACGGTTTAGGCTTGCAGAGTTACTTGGTTAATCCtggtttgaaataaaaacagccTGTTGGGAGGCTATTCTAGAAAAGGCCCATAGTTCTCTTCAAAATTCAAGGCCGTAGCTCCAAGTGAAGCTAATGTCAGAGCCTGAATTCGGCCCTTATGTTTGTATTCCGTACTAATAAAACTAAGAAGGATTGTGTGGGGGAAATGTGCCTGTCTCTGTCCTGAAGAGGACGATAATAACATCTTTCTTTCATGAATGGTGTGAGCAATAAGGAAGGAGGGTACAGCAAGTAGAAAAATCCTGCCAACCTCTCCGAATTAACAAGAAACTCTTTATTTCAGTGCCTGGTTCAGGCAACACTTCCCCAAAGGATATGGAGTCTTTGCTGCCTCTGATGAGCATGGTTATCTACTCTATTGACAAAGCAAAGAAGTTCCGTCTGAACAGAGAAGTAAGTAgtgtgtatttttctgtcttctgaatATTGTATGAAATTGCAACCATTAATCTTACAATTGGGAGCCTTATGTTTCCAATATGACTACCAGAGATACTGCATCCTGCTCATGGGGAAATCTGTATTAACTGcgtttgcttttctctgtgaaaaGGGTAAACAAAAAGCTGACAAGAACAGGGCTCGTGTGGAAGAGAACTTCCTTAAACTGACTCACGTGCAAAGGCAGGAGGCTGCCCAGTCCCGTCGAGAAGAGAAAAAACGGGCAGAGAAGGAGCGAATCATGAACGAAGAGGATCCTGAAAAGCAGCGTCGGCTGGAGGTGAGATGGATTTTCAGATTGTTACAAGCTACCGGCAAATTTCTCCTATGATACCGCCAGGGCTGCCTGTAGGTACACCAGCAATGGCCGACTTTTGATTTCTTATTTGCTGGAAGGCAGACAACTTTCAGGGTATATGCTGTTGCTTTCTGAAACATGCGAAGGCTCCCAGTGTGGAGCCAGCTCATGTGGTTAGAGATGTGAACCCAAGTACTGgaggtgttttttgtttggctcTTCTGAAATGATCAGTTTGCTCTTTGAAGACATCATCAATATTCATTCAGATCTCTGTCCCTGCCTACAGGAAGCTGCTTTGCGGCGTGAGCAGAAGAAACTTGAGAAGAAGCAGATGAAGATGAAGCAAATCAAAGTGAAAGCTATGTGACTCCATAGTGAGAAGCGTCTCAGTGCCACCTGCAGAATTGTAATTCACAGGGTACAAAGACCTACTTAACTCCATAATCCTATGCTTCTTTGAACACTAGTAGCCATTAAGAGAAATGTTCCTTGCATTGGTGTTACTTATTTAAGTATTACAGCAACATGCAGGTGTATGTAGAGAGCTTTGTCTCGGCAGTTTTATTCCAGGTGGTATAAATTTTTGCTActtgtctgtttaaaaaaaaattgcaatattCTTGAATGCTCTTTGtcatttgttctttaaaaacagaagattGTAAACCTGTCCACGTGCGCTGGCAACATATTCATGCTTTGGTTTTAAACTTTGGTTTTAGTTattgggagggaagggagaaaaatttAAGGGGAGGAAAACTGCACAATAATCATTTACTGTGCATTTATTTGCATCAAGCTTGTAAAGGCACAAAACTTAAGAGCCTTCCATACACAGTATGGATTCTTCAGGGATTTAAGCCCAGTAGAAtagaagtgatttttattttctttttttacaaacaAGGGACTGAAACAGTATTACGTCACCTGTGGGCGATTGGCATATGTATGAAACATATAGATGGGTTAGATACGAGGGAATGGAATACATGAACAGTTTCCTACTTGTGGTTTTGAATGCTGCAAGCTTAATACAATGTGAAGTTTGTAATGTCAGCGTGGTGTTCCTTCAGGAGTGAGCGCATGGTGAGTTAACAGCTTCAACTAGCCTTCcttgaatatttttaactgtACAAGTTTGCCTCAAACTTTTCTCTTGatctcagcagctgctgcctagTTCACTTCAGCCAGAAGCTAGATTCAGTGAAGTATCTGCAATTGCCAATTTCCCCAAGCAAGTAAAAACGTTTCAGAGGACACATATCCTCTTCATCTGGTAAATGATCATTTCAGGTTTTTGAATATAAATGGGGAGAATGAAGTGAATGCCCTTGTGCAAGCACTTCGCTAACTGAGAGAGCTCTGCATTTTATAAATGCTTCCTGTCTAGAAGGAattttattgttgcttttaacagttttggggggaaaaatgtCTTGCATTTTCTTGTTCGATATTTTGTGCGAACTTGGTTCTGAGGCAATAAGAATGAGCTGCTGTTGAAACAGCAATTGCTTAAACTTCTTGTTCCAGCGTGGGATACTTCACActgatttaaatgcaaatgtctGTAACCTGATACATGCAAATACTTTAATTTTATAATGGTtggtaaaattatttaaaaccaaaactaatGTCGATTATGTGAAATTTTAGCACTATTTAGCTTTAAAGATTAATACGGTATTGTTTCGCAAAGTTCTTTGAAAGGAAATACTAGTTTGTGCTCTTTCGAGTAAGTGGACAGCTTTCCTGAAGTCCCATACGTTTGTGGGCCATGGCAGCTAATTTTGTAATATGAACATTCAACTGAACAATCTAATGAAGAGTAAAATATAATTGAAACACTCCACCTGCCTACTTTACTTGGCTGCACTCTGCGTTCCTTTCATCTGGTAGAATCTCACAGCCTTGTTTGTCCTGGGTAGGTTTTTCAACACAGAGGGGCAGGCGTTATCTCTGCTACGATGAAATGATTCTTTCCCCTCGGGAGCCGCTCCCTGTGAGGgcggtgggtgctggggcagagggcCCGGAGCCGGAGGAAAGTGTCTCTCCCCTCGTGCAGGCCGGGGTGGGTGAGGATGGAGGATTTGCCCCCTGCCTTTAAGGGACGGGGCCGCGCAGGCACTGCAGCAGCACCGAGGGCGGGCAGGGCACCTTCCCCCGGTGCCCGAGCAGCGGCTGGGGGGGGCCGCTGGGACGAAGCCTCGACCGCTTTCTGAGGGAACCAACATGGCGCCGGCCGCTTCCCGCCGCTGGTAACGCGCGGGAACCTCGGGGGTGACGTCACGCGAGCGCCCGCATCACGTGGGGGCGTGCTGGCGTCACACGCGCAGCGTCTCCTGCCGGTAAGCGGCGGCCGCAGCCTGAGAGAACGGGTGaggggcccggcggggcggggggggaggtcGCTGCCTTGCGGGGGCCGCCGCGGGCCTTCGGCGGTGCTTACcggccggccgagctccggTAGGGTCCTGCCGGCCTGGGGCTGCCCGGCGGCGGCGCTCGGTCCCGGGGTGAGGCGTGAGGGGGTGACCCGCTCTTGTGCCTGCAGGTTGCCGGTCCTTTAACGAGCTGCGTGAGGTAACACAAACGCGGATTCCATGTCTTTTCTTGTAAGTAAACCCGAACGGATTAGGGTGAGTGTTGAACACCTTCCAGCTTCCCTCAGACGCCGGCGTGTCGGTAGAGCCAGCCTTGCGCTTGTGCAgaggagcggcggcggggccggcctcCTGGAAAGCACTTTAAAGTCACGTTAAAACGGGCTAATTATAGGGCAGGGTATCGATGTGCAAGCTAGGCGCtcgtggaaaaaaaacccaaaccctgtgCTGAAGTATTTATTGCTTGCACACCTGTATCTCGTGTGTGTACGGTGCGAGGGGCTTGCAATGGGCGTTGCAATTAAGAAAAAGCGTGGTAATGATGACTTCTTTCTAACTTTCTTTACGAAGTTACTGCCTCACCTCTGTCACACCACCGACAGGTTATTTCTAAACTTAACTTTCTTGGAAAGCTAAACACAACAGCTTTGTTTGgttctgcatttttaagtgaGGAAGTTTCATGTGAGAAAACCACTTTTAATGCCTTAAAACAGTATTGTTACGTATGAGTTTTGAGTCGTTGTCACCTAAAGACTCGTTGGTGCTTTCTAGGACTGCCTTCCCTTGCACTAAACAACATAAGCTATTTTTTTAGTTACTTTACCAAGTAGACAAATTCTAATGTGGGAGCGTTTGTGTTTATCTAATGTTAGCTTCATGATCAACACTCTGCAAGCCTAAAATTGCATATTCTATTGTGTGTTATGTGTGCTTGTATGTATCTTTCTTTGAATTACAGAGTTGAATAGAGTGGTATAAACATTTCTCTGCACAAGCTAATGCTTGCTGTGAACTTTAAGCATGAATTCTGGAAGAGAACAATAGCTTTAAAATATCTATGTTCTAATTCTGCATTCAGTCAATAGATATGTAGCCAAAATATTTAAGTTCTCTAGGATGTCACCTCATTGTAAATAGTTGAAGTTTTTTGTTTACACCTGTTACACCCaaaaaacaacttttatttGCCTGTATAAGGGAGTTTTAGCATGCTTATTAATTTTGctgtatgtgcatgtgtaaaGGTTCATGTCTGAATGATGTAAAATTATGTGAACTTTATTGCAAGTGCATGCTGGTCAGGAAAAGCAGTAGCACCTGTGTGGTTGCTGGGTGTATGCCGTCTTAGTGGCACAAGAAGAGAATATCCTGTCCAAAGTAAGGATGTATCTCTGATGTTGCAGCTAATCAGTTTCAGACCATAGCAGAATCCTTGAAGTGTTACcattcttttatgttttttctggggaagggggaaaagaaatttGTCTCTAGATGGAATAACTAATTAtctgggggattttttttcttctttcagcgGTGGGTGTCTGAAAAATTCATTGTTGAAGGCTTAAGGGAGTTTGAACTGTTTGGAGGTAAGTTTTCTGCTCGTTAGATGACGTtgttagaaatgttttattttagctgCAAGGTTTGCTAATTTGGTTGCAAATATGTATCTTAACAGCAAAAGAGATGAATAAATCTGGTTGTAGCACCGGATGTGGTTATTCAAGCTCGCTAACCATATAAAGTTAATATGGAGGTGTCCAAGATCTAGCAAGTTATTTGGAAATCAATTTCATGTTGATGGCAGTACTATTTTCAGACCCTGCGTTCTGTATTTCTTAGCATAACCACTTTTTTCCTATGCAAAAGATAGATTTGGGGTTTGGGAAGGTTAATTACAATTTTCCAAgtaaaaatggattttgaaaCTGATGACAGCTCCCCAGTGTGCCTGCAGGAGAGCTGACTGGTTTCTGTTCTCCTTTGTGCATAATGAACAAAATTGCCCACTAGGATGCAGAATTCCTTGTCAGTGACATGTAAAGCAATCAGAGCATAGGAAAGATGTCTAGATCTTGAGCTTCCAGGTGGATTGGaagaattttcattattttaaataaactttagATGGTTTCTTCTGTATTTAAGCAAAGTAGatacatcatttttttttaacgtgtTTGGaagtataataaaaaaatttgtcACTTTACATTTATGTTGAATATAAGAACAGTAGCACTATTTGAATCTCTTTAATTCCATACTTGTACTagaatttgattatttttagtGCTACAACCTTATGTGTAAATTAAATGTctttgtctaaaaaaaaaaaatattgtatataTTTGGTATCAGAAAGTATCACACAGAGTTCTTTACTCAGTTTTCCAACTATATTTTTAATGGGTATCTGTTGAACACAACATGGTgaacaattaatttctttactCCAGAGCAGCCTCCGGGTGACTCTCGGAGAAAAGTAAGTGACTTTTGCAGGCTGTGGTGCTGTGGTTCATTGCATGGAGATTATTCCTTGTGgaagtttgatttttctttttatcttagTTATATATTTCATCTCTGTATTTAGCTCTACAAGTGTGGAAACAGGTTTCACCCTGGAGTGGAGATTTTGGTGTGTGGTTTTCAAACTATATGTGACAAGTCAAAACTTCAGACGTAATCTCTTGGATTTGTATTTGTGTCAtcgtcccccctccccccagtctCACAagggtctcttttttttttttttttttgagatgatTTAGATCTGATTCTTCAGAGATGCTAATCTCTTACAACAAGTTTATGGGACTTCTGAAAACTAGGCCCAAAAAATTTTATGCTGGCTATTCAAAACCAGTGTTCCCTTCTGAACACATCGATTCtgatttcctttctcttccctgtagAGCAGTCACAAGAGAGGCTCcaacatcaaaaccaaacatcaTGTAATTTTCAGTTTGAGGTCACTTTACCTCCTGTTGTCTGGTTGTCCTTGGAGCCAATTCCATGCATGCTTAGAGAGCTTTGCCTCTTAAAAACTAAAATCACTAGCAAACATGGCATGTCTGTTCAAAAATGTACAGCCAAAATGTGGCAGTTGAGAACTTTACCTTGATGCTTTTTGTTCTGTAGGCCCTGATTGCACACTATCTGTTCATAATGAGCAATGCTCATAGAATAACACAACTTACGATAGCATGTATTTGTCTAAATGATTTCCCACCTACCTTCAATATACCATATTGAAACACTTCTGTGTGCAGGTGTTGCTCTAGTTTAAGCTAATTACAAATGTGAATTAAGTATGATTTGATTATAGTAACTGTGTCAGTTCAAGCTGCTTATAATTGATTTTTGTGCCAGTGTCTGTAATTTACTGGCACAAACAATGCTGAAAATCTGAGCTGTATATGGAATGTTTTGTATAAAGTCAAGCAAATTcacacctttttttaaattgctgagTGTTACACATATGCTGAATTGGAAGCAAATTGAGATTagcatctgttttgtttttgttaaagtATTCACTTGGGGTTTGAACACTTTTGCAGTGGTATTGCTGACTCTCGTTTTGATTTTTACATCTAAATAAAAGCTTACTTCTTCCAGCAGGGCTATAGAAAAAGGTAAATAGTCTGGGGAGAGGGACGGGAGGAAAATTTTTGTTGCTCATGCTGAAAGTGAGTGAGGGAATGAGGAGGTGGAGAGTAAGgcagcagaacaaaaattaCATTCCCTCTTCCTGACTCGGATGAATGTCATTTGGCAAATGCAGATCCTTGCTAGCATCACATAACTGATTTTCTTATGGCATTTATAACAGTAGTTGCCTTTCAAAGATTAATTTCCTTAAATCTATCTCAAATTAAAATCAGACCAACAAGCTGGAAAGCTACCTCTTAATGAATGTCATGCCATAAAGCTAGTCATATGTGACTtcattttgcagctgcttttgcttttgacCATACACCAAAAGTTGTCCTGTGTGAAACCACTGAGGAgctttttttgcagtatttcataaatgacatttcagtttaactttttttgttttaaactcttGTATGATGTTGATA from Haliaeetus albicilla chromosome 7, bHalAlb1.1, whole genome shotgun sequence encodes:
- the CCDC47 gene encoding PAT complex subunit CCDC47 encodes the protein MKNLYIFIAVLFIPWSFSLAKYDEFEDGDDIMEYDDNDFAEFEDVNEDAVTESPQRIITTEDDEEEATIELEGQDENQEDFDDADAQEGDTESEPYDDEEFEGYEEKPDASHSKNKDPITIVNVPAHLQNSWESYYMEILMVTGLLAYIMNYIIGKNKNNRLAHAWFNTHRELLESNFALVGDDGTNKEATSTGKLNQENEHIYNLWCSGRVCCEGMLIQLKFLKRQDLLNVLARMMRPASDQVQIKVTMNDEDMDTYVFAVGTRKALVRLQKEMQDLSEFCSDKPKSGAKYGLPDSLAILSEMGEVTEGMMDAKMIHFLTHYADKIESVQFSDQFSGPKLMQEEGQLTKLPETKKTLLFTFNVPGSGNTSPKDMESLLPLMSMVIYSIDKAKKFRLNREGKQKADKNRARVEENFLKLTHVQRQEAAQSRREEKKRAEKERIMNEEDPEKQRRLEEAALRREQKKLEKKQMKMKQIKVKAM